The genome window CGATAAAAGGTGTACCTAGAACCTTGTCGGGGCTTAATACTGACGAACAACCAAAAAAATGCTCAAAATAATACGTTATATTTTCTTTACCCTCGTCATACTATTGGCAGGGGTTTTTATTTGGGCTTATCGCTCCGATATAGCCGTAGAGCAACTCAAAACAAGGTATGCACCACCCCCCTCAGAGTTTGTAAGCATACAAGGCATGCAGGTACATTACCGCGAAGAGGGCAAGGGTTTTCCTTTGGTGCTTATACACGGTACGGGAGCTTCGTTGCATACCTGGCAAGGTTGGGTAGACCAACTCAAGCAACATTACCGCGTCATTCGGTTCGACTTGCCTGCCTTTGGGCTTACAGGACCGCACCCACAGCACGATTATAAAATCAGTACTTATGTGAAGTTTGTACAAGCACTGCTGCAAAAGAAAGGCATTAAAAAGTGTCATATTGCTGGCAACTCACTGGGAGGAAACATTGCCTGGCGTTTTGCCTTGGCTTACCCCGATAGGGTAGGTAAAATGATTTTGTTGGATGCCAGTGGTATTCCGCTCAAAAAAAAACGTAAAAAGCTGTGGATTATGCAACTTGCCCGCACCCCTATAGTCAATTGGGTCATGCGCTATGCCACGCCCAGGGCTATTTTTAGAAAAAACCTGCTAGAGGTATACAGCGACGATGCCAAGGTGTCGCCTGCATTGATTACCCAATACCAGCAACTTACTCTGAGAAAAGGCAACCGTGAAGCATTTATTCAACGAGCGAAAACTCCTGTTGAGGATCGTTCAGAAGACATTCCTCGAATCAACACCCATACCCTCATTATGTGGGGAAAAGATGATGCTTGGATACCATTGGAGCTGGCTTATGCGTTTAAAGAAAAGTTGCCCAATAATCAATTGATTATATACCCAAATGTGGGCCATGTGCCTATGGAAGAGATTCCCTTGAAAACAGCACAAGATGCCCTTCATTTTTTAGAAGCCAAACCCTAATACCTATATGAAAACGACGTGGTTGTATACCCTCATGCTGCCTTGCCTGCTACTAAGTAGCCTGGCGGTCAGCAATGCCTGTGCTCAAAAAAAAATCAAGCAAATTGTGGGCTGGGGAAAATACTCTAAAAAGGACAAAACTTCACAAAAGTTTTTTGCCTATGACTATAACCCTGACGGTAAGTTACTAAGAAAGCAAGATTTTAGATTGTATATAGACAATACTTATTTTTATGACAAACAGGGCAAACTGGTAAAAATAGAGGGGTACGAGGGCGAAACCAGTTTCACTAGTACTTATGTTTATGGCAAAAAGGTGATGACTGAAATAATGAAAATGCCCGACGATCGAGTGCATAAAACCCATACTTACCTTAATAACAAAGGCAATAAAGTAGAAGAGAAAACGTATCACACGGGGAAGTTGTCTAAACGGATATTGTATACCTACAACAAGCAAGACAGTGTAATAGGGGAAATGCATTACCTGTATTCGGGCAAGCAACGCACAAGCTATAAGGTGATTTATACTTACGACTACAAAACCCACCTGAGAACCCACAAAAATGAATATGATGCTTATCAACAAGTGGTAGAGCAAGAAGATTATACATACAATGCTGTGGGGCAATTATTGAAAATAAGCAAGGTTTTTCCGCAACGAAAAAATAACGACTACAACACTACTATAGAGTACCAATACCAAAACGGTAAGCTATGGCAGGTGATAAACCAAACCCACAATGGTAAGTATAAGTCGGTAAAAATATATAAGGAGGGGGGCTTGATAAGGGTGCGTAGGTATGAAAACAGTAAACTAATGGAGCTGATAGACTACCAGTACGTGTATTTCTAGGTAAACAGTAGTAAACATTGGATATCAATGCATATTGGTGCAATGAGCAATGAACCACAAGTAGCCTATGGCTCTGTACTTAAAATAAAAAAACCTGAGATACAATAAATAGTCTCAGGTTTTTTGTGCTTTAGGCAGCTTGCGATCCGTGAAAAAGCCACTCTTCGGCATCTTTGGTGTTATCAAAAAAACGAGTAATATTTTTAAATCTGCCTTCTTCTATAGTCTGTTTAATGGTCAGCAGCGCCAAAAAATCGAGGCTTAAAACAATGGCAAGACGCTCAAGGTGCACATCGGCAATCAAACGATCTATCTCTGAAGCCACCCAATCTTGCTCTACAGGGTCTATAGCATACAAAAAATCAGTGCTGTCGGAAACCACAAACCGGGGACGTACCTTTCTAATGGTATTCCATAGTATCATTTGCTCTTTTTTGTAGCTGCGTTCGCCTAACAATTGACTATCAGGTTTCCATACATTGATGAAAAAGCTACGGTTTGAATCATAGTAGAATTTTTGAAAACGATTATTAAACAGTTCTATCATTTGCATCAAATTGGTGTACGTTAAATAAGCAGTGCCTATACTTTAGTCACGAGTACAGTGATCATTGCTTGCAATAAGTTTTCTAAAGGAATTTTTATTTATAATAATACTTTTGAATACGAAATTTGGCTATATAACAGATATAATATGTAAAAAAATTAACTAAAAAGCTAGTTTTTACAAAGGGGTGGGGAGGTATTGGAAAGAACTTGGAGTAAAATGAAGAAAACATGCAGGGGACTAATACAACAAACCTCACCTATGTTTGCCATAGGTGAGGTTTGGGTTTACAACTACTATCTACCGATTTTATAAACCGCTAAAAATCAGCGTGCTATAAAATTGGTAATAGGCTTGAAGAGCAGCATCAAACTTGAAGCTTGTCGCTAAAAGCGTCCATCTACTGATTTTATAAACCGCTAAAAATCAATGTTCTATAAAATCGGTAAGTTGCTTGTAGAGCAGCGTCAAACTTGAAGCTTATCGCTAAAAGCACCGATATGCATCGGCATCTAAGGACTTGAGGCTGTAGAAGCTACCGACTTGCCTAAAGCAATTAGCTAGTTACTGACTCTAGTGCTTTTACCATAGTGGCGCCAATCTCGGCAGGAGAAGCTACCACGTGTAAGCCACACTCACGCATAATACGCATCTTAGCTTCGGCGGTGTCATCTTTTCCACCAATAATGGCTCCTGCGTGTCCCATTCTACGTCCTTTGGGAGCAGTTTGTCCAGCAATAAAGCCTACTACAGGTTTACGGTTGCCATCAGCCTTGATCCAGTTTGCAGCTTCAGCCTCCATGCTTCCACCAATCTCACCAATCATAATGATGGCATCAGTGTCAGGGTCATTCATTAACAACTCTACCGCTTCTTTAGTAGTAGTACCAATTACTGGGTCGCCGCCTATACCAATACAAGTAGACTGTCCCAGTCCGGCTTTAGTAATTTGATCTACTGCTTCGTAGGTCAAAGTACCAGAACGCGATACAATACCAATACGGCCAGGGTTGTGAATAAAACCAGGCATAATACCTACTTTAGCTTCACCAGGAGTAATTACCCCAGGACAGTTAGGTCCTACCAAACGCACATCTTTGCCTTGGATATATTGTTTGGCTTTTACCATGTCCAAAATAGGAATCCCTTCAGTAATTGCAATAATTACCTTGATACCTGCGTCAGCAGCTTCCATAATGGCATCGCTGGCAAAAGCAGGAGGTACAAAAATAATCGATACATCAGCACCTGTAGCTTTTACAGCTTCTTTTACAGTGTTGAATACCGGGCGTTCAAGGTGAGTCATTCCCCCTTTGCCAGGAGTTACACCACCTACTACATTACTTCCATACTCTATCATTTGCCCTGCGTGAAAACTACCCTCAGAGCCTGTGAAGCCTTGAACAATTATCTTAGAATCCTTATTGACTAAAACACTCATATATCTGTTTTTTTGTACAAAGTAACCGTTTTAAAAATAGCCTCTGTGTTGAGAGAAAACAATTTACTGCTGAGGTAAACCCTGGCAAGTTGCCAGGCACAGCCGTAAGGTTTGCGCCCTAAACCAAAGTATTATTTTTTGTCTGTTACAAAGTTAGTTTTTTTACTTTTTTATCCAAATCAATACATTTAGGCAAGCCCTGGTATATAGCTGTTTTGTTGCGTTGTTGGGTTACACTCTGACTGACAACAAGCAAGTGTTTGGCAATGTTTAATATTGCGCTACAAATGCAACAAAAGCCTTGTAAATTGTTACTTACGCTCAAGGCTTACTCTATGAGCAATT of Microscilla marina ATCC 23134 contains these proteins:
- a CDS encoding alpha/beta fold hydrolase; this translates as MLKIIRYIFFTLVILLAGVFIWAYRSDIAVEQLKTRYAPPPSEFVSIQGMQVHYREEGKGFPLVLIHGTGASLHTWQGWVDQLKQHYRVIRFDLPAFGLTGPHPQHDYKISTYVKFVQALLQKKGIKKCHIAGNSLGGNIAWRFALAYPDRVGKMILLDASGIPLKKKRKKLWIMQLARTPIVNWVMRYATPRAIFRKNLLEVYSDDAKVSPALITQYQQLTLRKGNREAFIQRAKTPVEDRSEDIPRINTHTLIMWGKDDAWIPLELAYAFKEKLPNNQLIIYPNVGHVPMEEIPLKTAQDALHFLEAKP
- the sucD gene encoding succinate--CoA ligase subunit alpha; protein product: MSVLVNKDSKIIVQGFTGSEGSFHAGQMIEYGSNVVGGVTPGKGGMTHLERPVFNTVKEAVKATGADVSIIFVPPAFASDAIMEAADAGIKVIIAITEGIPILDMVKAKQYIQGKDVRLVGPNCPGVITPGEAKVGIMPGFIHNPGRIGIVSRSGTLTYEAVDQITKAGLGQSTCIGIGGDPVIGTTTKEAVELLMNDPDTDAIIMIGEIGGSMEAEAANWIKADGNRKPVVGFIAGQTAPKGRRMGHAGAIIGGKDDTAEAKMRIMRECGLHVVASPAEIGATMVKALESVTS